In the Ctenopharyngodon idella isolate HZGC_01 chromosome 4, HZGC01, whole genome shotgun sequence genome, one interval contains:
- the fgfr1op2 gene encoding FGFR1 oncogene partner 2 homolog — MTCTLEKVLADAKSLVERLRDHDSAAEILIEQTTLLNKRVEAMKQYQEEIEVLNQVARHRPRSTLVMGIQQENRQIRELQHENKELRSSLEEHQSALELIMSKYREQVFRLLMASKRDDPAIVTQLREQHTNEMQAHIEKINEMATVMRKAIEVDEGRLCEDEERIKRLELENSGLRELLGISREAFLVLKRDDTSDSTSLSPLLTSTDVSLRKS; from the exons ATGACCTGTACACTTGAGAAGGTGCTGGCTGATGCCAAATCACTGGTAGAGAGACTCAGAGATCATGACAGTGCTGCTGAGATCCTGATTGAACAAACCACACTGCTGAATAAGAGAGTGGAGGCCATGAAGCAG TATCAGGAAGAGATTGAGGTGTTGAACCAGGTGGCAAGACATCGGCCACGCTCTACTCTGGTCATGGGAATCCAGCAGGAAAACCGGCAAATACGGGAACTGCAGCATGAAAACAAAG AGCTTCGCTCGTCGTTGGAGGAGCATCAGTCTGCGCTGGAGTTGATCATGAGCAAGTACAGAGAGCAGGTGTTTCGCCTTCTGATGGCCAGCAAGAGAGATGATCCTGCTATAGTCACCCAGCTCAGAGAACAGCACACTAAC GAGATGCAAGCGcacattgaaaaaataaatgaaatggccACAGTGATGAGGAAAGCCATCGAGGTGGATGAAGGGCGACTGTGTGAGGATGAAGAGAGAATCAAACGTCTGGAG CTGGAGAACAGCGGTCTACGAGAGCTGTTGGGAATCAGCCGCGAGGCGTTTCTGGTGCTGAAGAGGGACGACACGTCTGACAGCACGTCTCTGTCACCGCTGCTCACCAGCACAGATGTCAGTCTGAGGAAGAGCTAA